The DNA segment GGAGCAAGCCCCGCTGCCTGCTGTTCCTCGGTGATCTCCTGTTCGCGATCGGGCGAGACGACCTTCCCCTTGAACCACGATCCGAGATCGTCGAAGTACGTATAGGCCACCGGGACGACGATCAGTGTCAGCATCGTCGACGTGAGGAGGCCGCCGATGACCGCCCGCGCCATCGGCGAGCGGAAGCCGCCCCCCTCGCCCATCCCCAGCGCCACGGGGATCATCCCCGCCACCATCGCCAGCGTGGTCATCATGATCGGGCGCAATCGCACCACCCCGGCATCGACCAACGCCACGAAACGATTGGACCCCAGCGCACGCCGCTCGTTGGCGTTGTCGACCAGGAGGATTGCGTTCTTGACCACGAGCCCCATCAGCATGATCACGCCGATCATCGACATCATGTTCAGCGTCGTCCCGGTGAGCTTGAGCGCCAGCAGGACACCAACCAGCGACAGCGGAAGCGAGAGCATGATCGCCACCGGCTGCGTGAACGACTCGAACTGCGACGCCAGGATGAGGAAGATCAGGATGACCGCGAGCGCCAGCGTGTCGAGCACGTAGCCCCCCGTCTCCGCCAGCTGTTCGGTGTCGCCGCCGAGCGAGATCGAGTAGCCCGCGGGGAGGTTGAGCGCGGCCACGCGCGTGTTGATCGCCGTCGATGCCTCGGAAACGGACGTCTCCAGCGTGAGGTTCCCCGAGATGGTGACGATGCGCGAGAGTGCCTTGCGGTCGATCTGCGCTGGCGCCGTCCCCTGGGTGATCGTGGCCACGTCGCGCAGCGGGATGGTCGACACCCCGGTCGCTCCGCGTGCCGCCGTGGGAACGGGGATCTGCCCCACGTCTTCGAGCGATCGGCGGAACTCGGGGGCGAGCTGCACGACCACGTCGCGCTCCTCGCCCGTGGGATCCTCCCACCGCGTCGCCGTCTCGCCGGCCATCAGCGGGCGAATCGTCGCTGCTGCCTGGCCAACGTCGATCCCGATCCGGTTCGCGACGTCGCGGTCGAGCGAAATGCGGTACTCGGGCTTCGGGTCGCCTAACGAGGATTTGAGGTCGACGACTCCCGGAACCTCCTTCACCGCCGTCATCACCTGCCCTGCAATGCGCGCCAGCTCCGTCGTCTCGGGGCCGCGGATCTCGATGGCGATCGGCGGACGGATCCCGCCGATGTCGCTGGCGATGTACACGCCGGTGCGCATGCCATAGATCGGGGCGAGCGCGGCGCGTGCGGCGACCATCACCTCCTGCTGCGAGCGGCTGCGCTTCGCCGCCGCGTGCAACTTCACGTACATCTCGCCGCTGGTCACCGTCCCCGTCGCTCCCGCGCCGACCGTCGTGTAGATGTAGTCGACTTCGGGGAGCCTCCTGAGCGTCGCCACCGCCTGCTCCACCTTGCCACGCGTATACGCAAGGCTCTGCCCGGCCGGCGCCTCGACCTGCACGACGAATTCTCCCTTGTCGGTGTCGGGCATGAAGCCGCCGCCGATGAAGGGGACGAGCGCCATTGCACCCACGAGACTCGCGGCCGCGATGGCCAGCGTCGACTTCCGGTGGCGCAGCGCCCAGGTGATCACGCCGCGATAGCGCTCCGCCTGCCGGTCGAACCAGGCATTGAACGACCCGATCACGCGCGTGACGACGTTCCCCCCTTCGCCACGGTGCGGATTGACCCCCCACCAGGCGCTCAACATCGGCGTGAGCGTGAACGACACGAAGAGCGAGACCAGCACCGCCCACGAGACCGTGAGCCCGAACTGGTAGAAGAAGCGCCCGATGATCCCCTTCATGAAGGCGACCGGGGCGAAGACGGCCACGATCGAGAGCGTGGTCGCCATCACGGCCAGCGCGATCTCCTTGGTCGCCGTCCGCGCTGCCGTGAAGTGATCGCGCCCCATCTCGCGATGGCGCACGATGTTCTCCACGACGACGATCGCGTCGTCGATCAGGATGCCGATG comes from the Gemmatimonadota bacterium genome and includes:
- a CDS encoding efflux RND transporter permease subunit; the protein is MSNEPKQSQEPNESLDAGASDATSASHATRGSHGESGGGSGLSALAIRRPVFTTMMMLALVVLGIFSYRGLAIDQFPNVDLPMVTVQTVYPGASAETVEREVTRRMEEAFNPVQGVKSLVSVSLEGISQVIVEFDLNRNGDVAAQDIRTKIETIKRDLPDDIESPLVQKLDPNAQPILSLAIASKTTPLVALTTLADEDLRRKLESVSGVGEVRISGGLKREIRVNLLPGKLQALGVTVPEVMGALQRQNLEIPAGRVDQGPNERIVRVTGRITDPAQFDEVIVATRGGSPVRLKEIARVEVGNEEERSLALLGVERAVALDVIKVSGANTVAVADGVQQALAELRATLPKGIELSVIRDNSVQIRNSVSDVIHELLLGAVLTIIIVMLFLNDWKATAITSLALPVSVISSFILMSALGFTLNMLTLMALSLSIGILIDDAIVVVENIVRHREMGRDHFTAARTATKEIALAVMATTLSIVAVFAPVAFMKGIIGRFFYQFGLTVSWAVLVSLFVSFTLTPMLSAWWGVNPHRGEGGNVVTRVIGSFNAWFDRQAERYRGVITWALRHRKSTLAIAAASLVGAMALVPFIGGGFMPDTDKGEFVVQVEAPAGQSLAYTRGKVEQAVATLRRLPEVDYIYTTVGAGATGTVTSGEMYVKLHAAAKRSRSQQEVMVAARAALAPIYGMRTGVYIASDIGGIRPPIAIEIRGPETTELARIAGQVMTAVKEVPGVVDLKSSLGDPKPEYRISLDRDVANRIGIDVGQAAATIRPLMAGETATRWEDPTGEERDVVVQLAPEFRRSLEDVGQIPVPTAARGATGVSTIPLRDVATITQGTAPAQIDRKALSRIVTISGNLTLETSVSEASTAINTRVAALNLPAGYSISLGGDTEQLAETGGYVLDTLALAVILIFLILASQFESFTQPVAIMLSLPLSLVGVLLALKLTGTTLNMMSMIGVIMLMGLVVKNAILLVDNANERRALGSNRFVALVDAGVVRLRPIMMTTLAMVAGMIPVALGMGEGGGFRSPMARAVIGGLLTSTMLTLIVVPVAYTYFDDLGSWFKGKVVSPDREQEITEEQQAAGLAPQPIWGD